A single Corticium candelabrum chromosome 12, ooCorCand1.1, whole genome shotgun sequence DNA region contains:
- the LOC134187875 gene encoding centrin-3-like, producing the protein CTNCGGSVVMSARPEDPLQKSRRRKRRELTEEQKQEIKEAFDLFDADKDQAIDYHELKVAMRALGFEVKKQEVLKVLRDYDREGTGKITFQDFFEVMSDWIRDRDPREEILKAFDLFDDDQTGKISIRNLRRVARDLGETISEDELRAMIDEFDTDGDGEISKEDFMAIMTGDT; encoded by the exons TGCACAAATTGTGGCGGTTCGGTAGTAATGTCTGCTCGTCCGGAAGATCCTTTACAGAAGAGCCGTCGACGAAAGCGACGTGAGCTGACGGAAGAGCAAAAGCAGGAAATCAAAGAAGCGTTTGATCTCTTTGATGCAGACAAAGATCAAGCAATAGACTACCACGAACTCAAG GTAGCAATGCGCGCGCTAGGCTTTGAGGTAAAGAAACAAGAAGTGCTAAAAGTACTGCGAGATTACGATCGAGAGGGAACAGGAAAGATCACGTTTCAGGATTTCTTTGAAGTCA TGAGTGACTGGATTCGAGATCGTGACCCAAGAGAAGAGATCTTGAAGGCATTTGACTTGTTTGATGACGATCAAACCGGGAAGATTAGCATTCGAAATCTTCGACGAGTAGCACGTGACTTGGGAGAAACGATATCAGAAGACGAACTAAGAGCAATGATTGACGAATTTGATACAGATGGAGATGGTGAAA